One window of Pseudobacteriovorax antillogorgiicola genomic DNA carries:
- a CDS encoding MaoC family dehydratase N-terminal domain-containing protein, with protein sequence MQTSYHPLKQIHPKFNKKRIVNLQGKLYIPKYTKEMLQGLIRPHRPSFKGDVRAAKYCLRITQKDIKNWNKFIARKDSDVASPLTYYNSAGAFGLFDILKQVNVNFSTILHLRGDVEILKPNEPISEGVEFTLASHLAEIIVRKKQCILVVATDVFNQIGELVRHHKDFWFVKNCSEKHLSQLKSQSSYDPRNFSGISRRLSKLSMSDSGSSGHATIAISKAAGHEFAKVSGDFNIIHTTNWGARLTGQKRAFLQGYGMMNHCIHKLTQIKKSPLNQISITFCRPVLVDQDVHLYTSGNKFEVCDENGSLLTAGTFS encoded by the coding sequence ATGCAAACGTCATATCACCCGTTGAAGCAGATTCATCCCAAATTTAATAAAAAGCGAATCGTCAATCTGCAAGGAAAATTATACATCCCTAAGTACACTAAGGAGATGCTCCAGGGTCTCATTAGACCTCATAGGCCAAGCTTTAAAGGCGATGTTAGGGCAGCCAAGTACTGCCTTCGTATAACCCAGAAAGATATTAAAAACTGGAATAAATTTATTGCTAGAAAAGACAGCGATGTAGCATCACCCCTAACATATTATAATAGCGCTGGTGCTTTCGGACTTTTTGATATTCTAAAACAGGTCAATGTCAATTTCTCAACTATTTTACACTTACGTGGTGATGTCGAAATTCTGAAACCCAATGAACCTATTAGCGAAGGTGTTGAGTTCACTTTAGCTTCACACCTCGCAGAGATTATTGTCAGGAAGAAACAGTGTATTCTGGTCGTAGCAACGGATGTCTTTAATCAGATTGGTGAATTGGTTAGACATCACAAAGACTTTTGGTTTGTTAAAAACTGCAGCGAAAAGCACCTGTCTCAGCTGAAGTCACAGTCAAGTTACGATCCAAGGAACTTTTCTGGAATTTCCCGTAGACTAAGCAAACTTTCAATGTCAGATTCAGGATCTTCTGGACACGCGACCATTGCAATCTCTAAAGCAGCTGGACACGAATTCGCAAAAGTCTCTGGAGATTTTAACATCATCCATACTACCAATTGGGGAGCGCGCTTAACAGGTCAAAAAAGAGCATTCCTTCAAGGATACGGGATGATGAATCACTGTATCCACAAACTCACACAAATCAAAAAAAGCCCGCTTAATCAAATCAGTATTACCTTTTGTAGACCGGTTCTCGTAGATCAAGACGTGCACCTGTATACATCAGGCAATAAATTCGAGGTCTGTGATGAAAACGGATCTTTGCTAACCGCAGGGACATTTTCATAA